The proteins below come from a single Tepidisphaeraceae bacterium genomic window:
- a CDS encoding phosphomannomutase/phosphoglucomutase — protein MIDKIFKAYDVRAVYPSPLNEEMAWKVGHAAAQYLKRSRAALPADKKVAREDTMVVGRDMRPHSPDLANALMDGIRSVGMNVVDVGMVDTSFIYFAINELDTVGGIMTTASHNPIQYNGFKISGPKAKPIGAASGLGDIKRIASTLRVGNTGLKGQIVEQDLWPAYRKHVLQFMDLKRKLRVVVDASNGMAGKMVPLVFNDVPNLEIIPLLFEITGSFVHDPNPLVDSNLDMLKAKVRETGADLGGCFDGDADRCFFVDELGQTIGCDILTAVMAKDFLIEQPGATIVYDLRSSHVVPDEIKAAGGVPKRDRVGHAFIKKTMAETKAVFGGELSGHFYFQGNFYADSGAIAFAKVLSVLSKQAAPASAQLKPFSKYFQTGEVNFLVDDKDAKIREIAEAYKTGKSDYLDGITVDMGDWWFNVRKSNTEPLLRLNLEAPSKAMLDDKFKELKKLLGEPAEGH, from the coding sequence ATGATCGATAAGATCTTTAAGGCGTACGACGTCCGCGCGGTCTATCCGAGCCCGCTAAACGAGGAAATGGCGTGGAAGGTGGGTCACGCTGCGGCCCAGTACCTGAAGCGCAGCCGGGCAGCCCTGCCGGCCGACAAGAAGGTGGCCCGCGAGGACACGATGGTCGTCGGGCGCGACATGCGCCCCCATTCACCCGACCTGGCCAATGCCCTCATGGACGGCATTCGGTCGGTCGGGATGAATGTGGTCGACGTCGGCATGGTCGACACGTCGTTCATCTACTTTGCGATCAACGAACTGGACACCGTCGGCGGCATAATGACGACGGCGTCGCACAACCCCATTCAGTACAATGGGTTCAAGATCAGCGGGCCCAAGGCCAAGCCGATCGGCGCGGCCAGTGGGCTGGGGGACATCAAGCGCATCGCCAGCACGCTGCGCGTGGGCAATACGGGGCTGAAGGGGCAGATCGTCGAGCAGGACCTCTGGCCGGCGTACCGCAAACACGTGCTGCAGTTCATGGACCTGAAGCGCAAGCTGCGCGTCGTGGTCGACGCCAGCAACGGCATGGCGGGTAAGATGGTGCCGCTGGTCTTCAACGACGTGCCGAACCTCGAGATCATCCCGCTACTCTTCGAGATCACCGGCAGCTTCGTGCACGACCCCAATCCGCTGGTCGATTCGAACTTGGACATGCTCAAGGCCAAGGTGCGCGAGACGGGCGCCGACCTCGGCGGTTGCTTCGACGGTGACGCCGACCGGTGCTTCTTCGTCGACGAACTAGGCCAGACGATCGGTTGCGACATCCTGACGGCGGTCATGGCCAAGGATTTCCTGATCGAGCAGCCCGGCGCGACGATCGTCTACGATCTGCGCAGCAGCCATGTGGTGCCCGACGAAATCAAGGCGGCAGGTGGCGTGCCGAAGCGCGACCGCGTTGGTCACGCGTTCATCAAGAAAACGATGGCCGAGACGAAGGCGGTGTTCGGCGGGGAACTGAGCGGGCACTTCTACTTCCAGGGCAACTTTTACGCCGACAGCGGGGCGATTGCGTTCGCCAAGGTGCTGTCGGTGCTGTCGAAGCAGGCCGCCCCGGCCAGCGCGCAGCTCAAGCCGTTCAGCAAGTACTTCCAGACCGGCGAGGTCAACTTTCTCGTCGACGACAAGGACGCCAAGATCCGCGAGATCGCCGAGGCGTATAAGACCGGCAAGAGCGACTACCTTGACGGCATCACCGTTGACATGGGCGACTGGTGGTTCAACGTCCGCAAGAGCAACACCGAACCGCTGTTGCGCCTGAATTTGGAAGCGCCGAGCAAGGCGATGCTGGATGACAAGTTCAAGGAACTGAAGAAGCTGCTGGGCGAGCCGGCGGAGGGACATTAG
- the secG gene encoding preprotein translocase subunit SecG, translating to MFSSALFYITMIAFVLISLFMILLVLVQKGRGGGLAAAFGGMGGNTAFGSKTGDVLTWTTAVVFGIFVVLAVVLNLLAEQRNRGGVAPAAAAATAATVAPETAPAATPAPTPAMPPTPAATTAPTTAATPTPTPIPMGEANVLNAPPTTAPAATAPTVPAVPATQP from the coding sequence ATGTTCAGTAGCGCACTGTTCTACATAACGATGATCGCCTTCGTGCTGATCTCCCTGTTCATGATCCTGCTCGTGCTGGTGCAGAAGGGGCGTGGCGGTGGTCTGGCGGCGGCGTTTGGTGGCATGGGGGGCAACACGGCGTTCGGCAGCAAGACCGGTGACGTGCTGACCTGGACCACCGCGGTCGTCTTCGGCATCTTCGTCGTGCTCGCGGTCGTGCTGAACCTGCTGGCCGAGCAACGCAACCGCGGTGGCGTCGCCCCCGCTGCCGCAGCGGCGACCGCGGCAACAGTCGCCCCCGAGACCGCGCCGGCCGCGACGCCCGCGCCAACGCCGGCAATGCCCCCAACACCCGCGGCGACGACGGCCCCTACCACCGCCGCCACGCCGACCCCGACGCCCATCCCCATGGGTGAGGCCAACGTCCTGAACGCCCCACCGACCACCGCCCCGGCCGCCACTGCGCCCACGGTACCCGCGGTGCCGGCGACGCAGCCTTAA
- a CDS encoding metallophosphoesterase family protein yields the protein MLPYLQNPASDAMTIRWFSESADAGTVALAGGPTTIASSPALASALSYHSAEVGWPHPARPYAHSVRLTNLAPGTSYEYTVLQNGTPFTSTFRTAPAKTDSIRFAVYADSETEPESTGKRAAWTAPIGANRPAGLNDQYVVDQTEGYRQNLAAIAARNPDFVAIAGDLVESGGEQRDWDEFWKHNAGAYGTLASRTPIIAALGNHENYGGPGDLGGYTAVAANRSTDKFRTYFETPDNGATNAQHNGRYHRFDLGPITYITIDSSDGGEHGKATDTNHHLSGSNAPDYMPGSEQYAWLQSQLADAQQASQFTFVQFHHAPYSTGPHGLAPGAIDAGLDPQSGVPMRALTPLLSQYGVDAVFSGHDEMYEHSLVDGIHFYDVGIGGDGLRAPLTEDVLKNEFQEFIAHTDAPEIWDGNVLLSGGKHYGHVEVNVFEEDGIWKAILTPVYLFPLMNTKGEVTGWERREHTTDIVTLTAVPEPASAVGVGLGGMLLLGTRRRRYS from the coding sequence GTGTTGCCGTACCTGCAGAACCCTGCCAGCGATGCGATGACGATTCGCTGGTTCAGTGAATCCGCCGACGCGGGCACGGTTGCGCTGGCGGGTGGCCCGACGACGATCGCGTCGTCACCGGCCCTGGCGTCGGCGTTGTCGTACCATTCCGCTGAGGTGGGCTGGCCCCATCCTGCGCGGCCGTACGCGCATTCGGTAAGGCTGACGAATCTTGCGCCTGGCACGAGCTACGAGTACACGGTGCTGCAGAACGGCACACCGTTCACCAGCACGTTTCGAACGGCGCCCGCGAAGACCGACTCGATCCGCTTTGCCGTCTACGCCGACTCGGAAACGGAGCCGGAATCGACCGGGAAGCGGGCGGCGTGGACTGCGCCGATCGGAGCGAATCGCCCCGCGGGGTTGAACGACCAGTACGTCGTCGACCAAACCGAAGGCTACCGCCAAAACCTGGCCGCCATCGCGGCGCGCAATCCGGACTTTGTCGCGATTGCCGGCGATCTTGTGGAATCGGGTGGCGAGCAGCGCGATTGGGACGAATTCTGGAAGCACAACGCCGGTGCCTACGGCACGCTCGCCAGTCGCACGCCGATCATCGCGGCGCTAGGCAATCATGAGAATTACGGCGGTCCGGGAGATCTGGGCGGTTACACGGCAGTGGCGGCGAACCGCTCGACGGATAAGTTCCGAACGTACTTCGAAACCCCTGACAACGGCGCGACCAACGCGCAACACAACGGCCGGTACCATCGGTTCGACCTTGGCCCGATCACCTACATCACGATCGATTCCAGCGACGGTGGTGAACACGGTAAGGCGACCGACACCAATCATCACTTGTCCGGTTCCAACGCGCCCGACTACATGCCAGGCTCGGAGCAGTACGCGTGGCTGCAGTCGCAGTTGGCCGACGCGCAGCAGGCGAGCCAGTTCACGTTCGTGCAGTTTCATCACGCGCCCTATTCCACCGGCCCGCACGGATTGGCCCCGGGCGCGATCGACGCCGGTCTCGACCCGCAATCGGGCGTGCCGATGCGGGCCCTTACCCCGTTGCTGTCCCAGTACGGCGTCGACGCCGTCTTCAGTGGCCACGATGAGATGTACGAACATTCGCTCGTCGACGGCATCCACTTCTACGACGTGGGCATCGGTGGCGACGGTCTGCGGGCGCCGCTCACTGAGGATGTCCTGAAGAACGAGTTCCAGGAGTTCATCGCGCACACCGATGCACCGGAAATCTGGGACGGCAATGTGCTGCTGTCGGGCGGCAAGCATTACGGTCACGTCGAGGTGAACGTGTTCGAAGAGGATGGCATCTGGAAGGCCATCCTGACGCCCGTCTATCTCTTCCCGCTAATGAACACGAAGGGCGAAGTAACCGGTTGGGAACGCCGTGAACACACCACCGACATCGTGACGCTGACGGCGGTGCCCGAGCCGGCGAGCGCGGTCGGCGTCGGCCTGGGTGGCATGTTGCTTCTGGGCACGCGCCGACGCCGATACAGCTAG
- the tpiA gene encoding triose-phosphate isomerase translates to MARTPFIAGNWKMNTTKSAAIELAKGVAAGVPAGVEVGVAVPFVYIDAVAQAVAGSKLMVGAQDAYFEKSGAFTGEISVDMLKDLGVRFALTGHSERRHVLGETGELVSKKAHAIYAGGLTLVHCVGEKLEERDANTTFNVVETQLKELSAKMDDPARVVIAYEPVWAIGTGRNATDAQAQEVHAFVRQTLAKMWNKDFADRVRIQYGGSMKPENAKGLLAQPDVDGGLIGGAALKADSFLSIVNAAL, encoded by the coding sequence ATGGCACGTACACCGTTTATCGCTGGCAACTGGAAGATGAACACCACCAAGTCCGCGGCCATCGAGTTGGCCAAGGGCGTCGCGGCGGGCGTGCCCGCAGGCGTGGAAGTGGGCGTCGCGGTGCCGTTTGTTTACATCGACGCGGTGGCGCAGGCGGTCGCGGGGTCAAAGCTGATGGTAGGCGCTCAGGACGCCTACTTTGAGAAGAGCGGCGCGTTCACCGGTGAAATCTCGGTCGACATGCTGAAGGACCTCGGCGTGCGGTTCGCGCTTACCGGTCACAGCGAACGCCGGCATGTGCTGGGTGAGACGGGCGAACTGGTGTCGAAGAAGGCCCACGCGATCTACGCTGGCGGGCTGACGCTCGTCCACTGCGTCGGTGAGAAGCTCGAAGAGCGAGACGCCAACACGACCTTCAACGTCGTCGAAACACAGTTGAAGGAACTGTCGGCCAAGATGGACGACCCGGCCCGGGTCGTCATCGCCTACGAGCCAGTCTGGGCGATCGGCACCGGCCGAAATGCCACCGATGCTCAGGCGCAGGAGGTTCACGCCTTCGTGCGTCAAACGCTGGCCAAGATGTGGAACAAGGACTTCGCCGACCGCGTACGCATCCAGTACGGCGGCAGCATGAAGCCCGAGAACGCCAAGGGCCTGCTGGCCCAGCCCGACGTCGACGGCGGCCTGATCGGTGGCGCGGCGTTGAAGGCGGATAGTTTTCTTTCGATTGTGAACGCGGCACTTTGA
- the aroF gene encoding 3-deoxy-7-phosphoheptulonate synthase, translated as MIIVMQPHTSAEAIERVSNEIKRMGSTPHLSQGQFRTVIGAVGEEGTLDPQHLAALEGVEKVVPIMKPYKLASREFHEDDSVVTIGGGKSLFGTEVPQVKVGGTHAACIAGPCAVENEQMLGQIARHVRDGGATVLRGGVYKPRTSPYSFQGHGEPAMKWMRATGDELGMPICVEVMDTRQVELMEKYVDCFQIGARNMQNFDLLREVGKTRKPVLLKRGLAATVKDWLLSAEYVLSQGNRGVILCERGIKTFEDSIRYSLDITSIPVASQLSHLPIIVDPSHAAGKRDYVGALALSGMAAGAHGVIVEVHYNPAEAQCDGPQALLPETFKNLMGKLRSIAAVTGKEFAEIGEVAAV; from the coding sequence GTGATTATCGTGATGCAGCCCCACACGTCCGCCGAGGCCATCGAGCGGGTGTCGAACGAGATCAAGCGTATGGGGTCGACGCCGCACCTGTCGCAGGGGCAGTTTCGCACGGTGATCGGGGCGGTTGGTGAGGAGGGCACGCTGGACCCGCAGCACTTGGCGGCGTTGGAAGGCGTGGAGAAGGTCGTCCCGATCATGAAGCCCTACAAGCTCGCCAGCCGCGAGTTTCACGAGGACGACTCGGTCGTCACGATCGGTGGTGGCAAGTCGCTGTTCGGCACGGAAGTACCGCAGGTGAAAGTAGGCGGCACGCACGCCGCATGCATCGCCGGGCCGTGCGCGGTCGAGAACGAGCAGATGCTCGGCCAGATCGCCCGCCACGTGCGCGACGGTGGCGCAACCGTCCTTCGCGGTGGCGTTTACAAGCCGCGCACCTCTCCCTATTCGTTCCAGGGCCACGGCGAGCCCGCGATGAAGTGGATGCGCGCCACCGGCGACGAACTGGGCATGCCGATCTGCGTGGAGGTCATGGACACGCGTCAGGTCGAGCTGATGGAGAAGTACGTCGACTGCTTCCAGATCGGCGCCCGCAACATGCAGAACTTCGATCTGCTGCGCGAGGTCGGCAAGACCCGCAAGCCCGTCCTGCTGAAGCGCGGACTGGCCGCGACGGTGAAGGATTGGCTGCTGAGCGCCGAGTACGTGCTGAGCCAGGGAAACCGCGGCGTAATCCTGTGCGAGCGCGGCATCAAGACCTTTGAGGACAGCATCCGCTATTCGCTGGACATCACCAGCATTCCGGTGGCGTCGCAATTGAGCCACCTGCCGATCATCGTCGACCCCAGCCACGCCGCCGGCAAGCGAGACTATGTCGGCGCGTTGGCGCTATCGGGCATGGCCGCCGGGGCGCACGGTGTGATCGTCGAGGTTCACTACAACCCCGCCGAGGCCCAGTGCGACGGCCCGCAGGCCCTGCTGCCCGAGACCTTCAAGAACCTCATGGGCAAGCTGCGCTCGATCGCGGCCGTCACGGGGAAAGAGTTCGCCGAGATCGGTGAAGTGGCGGCGGTATAA
- a CDS encoding aldo/keto reductase, which translates to MKTQLLGRSSLVSSRLSYGNMRSVGTWNPAEVTPERMAKAVQAHIAAYEAGYTLFDTADIYCRGMCETALGNTLKQVSGMRDRILIATKCGIRFAGDPAPDSPHRYDFSAQHIERSVEGTLSRLGVETIDVFHLHRPDLLMNPPEIAAAFDRVRSAGKVREFAVSNFSPSFVAALQAHLPFPLVANQVEIHLGRLDPFTDGTLDQCIERTITPLSWSPLAGGWLGAGRTLPADAPNRENRQKLLDVLDATATEHGVSRTVIALAWLLKHPSQIIPIIGSATPANIVDAAKADDIDLTRDQWYRILLAARGKALP; encoded by the coding sequence ATGAAAACGCAACTGCTCGGCCGATCGTCGCTCGTCTCGTCGCGCCTGTCGTACGGCAACATGCGTTCGGTCGGCACGTGGAACCCTGCCGAGGTTACGCCCGAACGCATGGCCAAGGCCGTGCAGGCGCACATCGCGGCGTACGAAGCAGGCTACACGCTCTTCGACACCGCAGACATCTACTGCCGGGGCATGTGCGAGACCGCGCTGGGCAACACGCTAAAGCAGGTCAGCGGCATGCGCGACCGCATCTTAATCGCCACCAAGTGCGGCATCCGCTTCGCGGGCGACCCCGCGCCCGACTCGCCCCACCGCTACGATTTTTCGGCCCAGCACATCGAACGGTCGGTCGAAGGGACGTTGTCCCGCCTGGGCGTCGAGACGATCGACGTCTTCCACCTGCATCGCCCGGATCTGCTGATGAACCCACCCGAGATCGCCGCTGCGTTCGACCGCGTCCGCAGCGCCGGCAAGGTGCGCGAGTTCGCCGTCAGCAACTTCTCGCCCAGCTTCGTCGCGGCGCTGCAGGCCCACCTGCCCTTCCCACTGGTTGCCAACCAGGTCGAGATTCACCTCGGTCGGCTCGACCCGTTCACGGACGGCACGCTCGATCAATGCATCGAGCGCACCATCACCCCGCTCAGCTGGAGCCCTTTGGCCGGTGGCTGGCTGGGCGCCGGTCGCACGCTGCCCGCCGACGCGCCGAATCGGGAGAATCGCCAGAAGTTGCTGGACGTGCTCGACGCCACCGCGACCGAGCACGGCGTTAGCCGGACCGTCATCGCGCTCGCCTGGCTCCTGAAACACCCCAGCCAGATCATCCCCATTATCGGGTCGGCCACCCCCGCCAACATCGTTGACGCCGCCAAGGCCGACGACATCGACCTGACACGCGACCAGTGGTACCGCATCCTGCTCGCAGCGCGCGGCAAGGCGTTGCCGTAA
- a CDS encoding sugar phosphate isomerase/epimerase family protein: protein MKLAFSTNAYTKHTLFDALAGIKRAGFEGVEILADVPHAYPDAIDTAFTARVLDELERLELTVSNVNANCSFGYWRHAPAEPYFEPSLISPDATMRADRQRMILKTLDFAAAIGARNISITSGRLLGGMPPDRAAPQFVESIKPILDSAESMGIDVGIECEPGLYVEYIAELRDWCDRLGSQRLGANLDIGHSVVIGEPIADVVSLMQGRIWNLHVEDLPGRKHYHMIPGQGTFPWDELKQSLRAIQYDRFATVELYTHTQNPQAAADESCRFLSKLFAD, encoded by the coding sequence ATGAAGCTCGCCTTCTCCACTAACGCCTACACGAAGCACACGCTGTTCGACGCGCTGGCGGGCATTAAGCGCGCCGGGTTCGAGGGCGTCGAGATTCTCGCGGACGTGCCGCACGCATATCCGGACGCGATCGACACCGCCTTCACAGCGCGCGTGCTGGATGAACTGGAACGGCTGGAACTGACGGTCTCCAACGTCAACGCCAACTGCTCGTTCGGTTACTGGCGGCACGCGCCGGCGGAACCGTACTTTGAGCCGAGTTTGATCAGCCCGGACGCGACGATGCGGGCCGACCGCCAGCGGATGATTTTGAAGACGCTCGACTTCGCCGCGGCCATCGGGGCGCGCAACATCAGCATTACGAGCGGCCGGCTGCTCGGGGGCATGCCACCCGACCGGGCGGCCCCTCAGTTCGTGGAATCGATTAAACCTATTTTGGACTCTGCTGAGTCGATGGGGATCGATGTCGGTATTGAGTGCGAGCCCGGCCTATACGTCGAGTACATCGCCGAACTGCGCGACTGGTGTGACCGGCTAGGCAGCCAGCGGTTGGGGGCGAATTTGGACATTGGTCATAGCGTCGTCATTGGCGAGCCAATCGCGGACGTCGTGTCGCTGATGCAGGGGCGGATCTGGAATTTGCACGTCGAGGATCTGCCGGGCCGCAAGCATTACCACATGATCCCGGGTCAGGGCACTTTCCCGTGGGATGAACTGAAACAGTCGCTGCGGGCTATTCAATACGATCGCTTCGCGACCGTCGAGCTCTACACGCACACGCAGAACCCCCAGGCCGCCGCGGATGAGAGTTGTCGTTTTCTTTCGAAACTGTTCGCGGATTGA
- a CDS encoding response regulator has protein sequence MTDAFPPTDPAAAQADINSESFLPQSTVLIVDDNPQNVELLQAFLEALPVRIAIAVDGVDALEKVAEHNPDLILLDIMMPRMSGYQVCRKLKSDPKTKDIQILMVTALNELGDIEQASECGTDDFVSKPVNKLELLTRVKSLLRVRHLKSELERALTYLNEIEQDNPET, from the coding sequence ATGACCGACGCATTTCCGCCGACCGATCCCGCAGCCGCCCAGGCGGACATTAACAGCGAGTCGTTCTTGCCGCAGTCGACCGTGCTCATCGTCGACGACAACCCGCAGAACGTCGAACTGCTGCAGGCGTTCCTGGAAGCGCTGCCGGTGCGCATTGCCATCGCGGTAGACGGGGTCGACGCGCTGGAGAAGGTCGCCGAGCACAATCCGGATCTGATTCTGCTGGACATCATGATGCCGCGGATGAGCGGCTATCAGGTCTGCCGCAAGCTCAAGAGCGACCCGAAGACAAAGGACATCCAGATCCTGATGGTGACGGCCCTGAACGAGCTGGGCGATATCGAACAGGCCAGCGAGTGCGGCACCGACGACTTCGTCAGCAAACCCGTCAACAAGCTCGAATTGCTGACGCGCGTAAAGAGCCTGTTGCGCGTCCGTCACCTCAAGAGCGAACTGGAACGGGCCCTGACCTACCTGAACGAGATCGAGCAGGACAATCCCGAGACGTAG
- a CDS encoding cyclodeaminase/cyclohydrolase family protein, which produces MKDTTSTIHDFLEAAAARTPTPGGGAVTALAGALAVTMGQMVINYSVGRKGHEAFTDELTAAQRELLNARNLFAQLVIEDQAAFEALRDAKKMPDGPDKQATLNAAILACVRVPEAIGATAVRVLEIADAQVDHVNPYLLSDLAVCADLAMATVRCAIYSVRANLPEITDPADVRSIEATVNQLRSRALTLVQSVSPRIWARYEQSR; this is translated from the coding sequence ATGAAAGACACTACCAGCACGATCCACGATTTCCTCGAAGCCGCCGCTGCCCGCACGCCCACGCCGGGTGGTGGGGCCGTTACGGCGCTGGCGGGGGCGCTGGCAGTCACCATGGGGCAGATGGTGATCAACTACAGCGTGGGGCGCAAGGGCCACGAGGCCTTCACCGACGAACTGACGGCCGCCCAGCGGGAACTGCTGAACGCGCGAAACCTGTTCGCGCAGCTGGTCATCGAAGATCAGGCCGCGTTCGAAGCCTTGCGCGACGCCAAGAAGATGCCCGACGGCCCCGACAAGCAGGCGACGCTGAACGCGGCGATTCTGGCGTGTGTGCGCGTGCCGGAAGCGATCGGCGCGACCGCGGTGCGCGTGCTGGAGATCGCCGACGCGCAGGTGGACCACGTGAACCCATACCTGCTGAGCGACCTGGCCGTCTGTGCCGATCTGGCGATGGCGACCGTCCGCTGTGCGATTTACAGCGTGCGGGCGAATTTGCCGGAGATTACCGACCCTGCCGACGTGCGCTCGATCGAGGCGACGGTAAATCAGCTGCGCTCGCGGGCGCTGACGCTGGTGCAAAGCGTGTCGCCGCGCATTTGGGCGCGGTACGAACAGAGCCGGTAA